One segment of Marinobacter sediminum DNA contains the following:
- a CDS encoding 3-oxoacyl-[acyl-carrier-protein] synthase III C-terminal domain-containing protein, translated as MKPFRLNKHGKLVFPSSIFTELDFSIINDLNQLEEIIRRDFEVKAPTGTEIAERAAAGSYTTRYDLLRDMGLHLFWANRYALVMYDKQPMRWRDVPRTRDDVFVPLLQPWEGREAKTEDVRQAYAQLPAKWNGAAEDELFDILFDCFSNKLYHATSLPPIKPTIAEALATAGAKTTTLGNYNPDHPRYSVDDILDVSDEQAELEALRRWAMVLHNQQPWDRSQAMLKPLADMQDDDIVVLFYPKNRHVLDFINREKNGTSEGMQAPTPDPAVEPMKPYPPVVIGDDAPIQPKIEALAVRKGEVICSNEDVVRNSPSSWSPMSAEEITDKTGIERRRYTAEPLENIALEAARAAMKHAGRKSEEIGAVLFCSCTSGRLIPSTATWLSGQLGIMQTHCSADIVAACAGFPYGVAEAIRLLREIERPVLLVMAEKFSDKIGNARPSRMIFGDGAAAVVIAPSKGERDIHVVQTYASGPYSQVNSIIWPNHDFDNDITVYGPEVKALVKRYLNQMMGELSELGLEIDLIVPHQANKKMIIEIAEPQGIDAKDIFFNISEVGNASAASIPIALADSVFSGAVSKRSLVFTPGFGAGAVGGYVILSLDPAMVAPEVTTTLAMSPSPTRAHSSIEDVMKAFHE; from the coding sequence ATGAAACCGTTTCGACTTAACAAACATGGAAAGCTGGTGTTTCCCTCAAGCATCTTTACCGAACTCGACTTCTCGATCATCAACGATCTCAACCAGTTGGAGGAGATCATTCGGCGCGACTTCGAAGTGAAGGCTCCGACCGGCACCGAAATCGCCGAGCGGGCGGCGGCGGGAAGCTATACGACGCGCTATGACCTGTTGCGCGACATGGGCCTGCACCTGTTCTGGGCGAACCGTTACGCGCTGGTGATGTACGACAAGCAGCCGATGCGCTGGCGCGATGTCCCGCGGACCCGCGACGATGTCTTCGTGCCTCTGCTACAGCCCTGGGAGGGCCGGGAAGCCAAGACCGAGGATGTCCGCCAGGCCTACGCGCAACTGCCCGCGAAGTGGAACGGAGCGGCCGAGGACGAGCTGTTCGACATACTCTTCGACTGCTTCTCGAACAAGCTCTATCACGCAACGTCGCTCCCGCCAATCAAGCCCACGATTGCCGAGGCGCTCGCTACTGCCGGTGCCAAGACGACCACCCTCGGCAACTATAATCCCGACCACCCGCGCTACAGCGTCGACGACATCCTTGATGTCTCAGACGAGCAGGCCGAACTTGAGGCGCTCCGGCGCTGGGCGATGGTGCTGCACAACCAGCAGCCCTGGGACCGGAGCCAGGCCATGCTGAAGCCGTTGGCCGATATGCAGGATGATGACATCGTCGTGCTGTTCTATCCGAAAAACCGCCACGTGCTCGATTTCATCAACCGCGAAAAGAATGGTACCTCCGAGGGGATGCAGGCGCCGACGCCAGACCCTGCCGTCGAGCCCATGAAACCCTACCCTCCTGTGGTGATCGGCGACGATGCGCCAATCCAGCCCAAGATCGAGGCGCTGGCAGTCCGCAAGGGTGAGGTCATCTGCTCAAATGAGGATGTGGTCCGGAACTCCCCATCCTCGTGGTCGCCGATGAGCGCGGAGGAAATTACCGACAAGACCGGCATCGAACGGCGCCGTTATACAGCCGAGCCACTGGAAAATATCGCCCTCGAGGCCGCACGGGCAGCGATGAAACATGCCGGGCGCAAGTCCGAGGAAATCGGTGCGGTGCTGTTCTGCTCCTGTACCTCAGGCCGACTGATCCCGTCGACCGCCACCTGGCTCTCAGGCCAGCTGGGCATCATGCAGACCCATTGCTCGGCCGACATCGTCGCTGCGTGCGCCGGGTTCCCGTATGGCGTTGCCGAGGCGATCCGCTTGCTGCGGGAAATCGAACGCCCGGTGCTGCTGGTCATGGCCGAGAAGTTCTCGGACAAGATCGGCAATGCCCGACCTTCGCGGATGATTTTTGGCGACGGGGCCGCCGCCGTGGTGATCGCGCCGTCCAAGGGTGAACGTGACATTCATGTGGTCCAGACCTATGCGAGCGGCCCCTACAGTCAGGTGAACTCCATCATCTGGCCGAATCACGATTTCGACAACGACATCACGGTCTATGGCCCCGAGGTCAAGGCCCTGGTCAAGCGCTACCTGAACCAGATGATGGGCGAGCTTTCCGAACTCGGACTTGAGATCGACCTCATCGTGCCCCATCAGGCCAACAAGAAAATGATCATCGAAATCGCCGAGCCCCAGGGGATCGACGCCAAGGACATTTTCTTCAACATCTCAGAAGTCGGCAACGCCTCTGCGGCGAGCATACCGATCGCGCTGGCCGACTCCGTCTTCAGCGGGGCGGTCAGCAAACGGTCGCTGGTTTTCACTCCGGGCTTCGGTGCCGGAGCCGTCGGTGGCTACGTAATCCTGTCGCTGGACCCGGCGATGGTTGCGCCGGAGGTGACCACCACCCTCGCCATGAGCCCATCGCCGACGAGGGCGCATTCCTCAATTGAAGATGTCATGAAGGCGTTCCACGAATAG
- a CDS encoding cold-shock protein: protein MSTVTGSVKFFNEAKGFGFITREGDSDVFVHYSSIQGSGFKTLAEGQQVEFSVTQGQKGPQAENVIGL, encoded by the coding sequence ATGTCTACAGTTACTGGCAGCGTTAAGTTCTTCAACGAAGCAAAAGGTTTTGGCTTTATTACTCGTGAAGGCGATTCAGACGTCTTTGTTCACTACAGCTCTATTCAGGGTAGCGGTTTCAAAACTCTGGCCGAAGGCCAGCAAGTTGAGTTCAGCGTGACCCAGGGCCAGAAAGGCCCACAGGCAGAGAACGTTATTGGCCTGTAA
- a CDS encoding AarF/UbiB family protein, whose protein sequence is MAVNLRVIGAVIRQYRAYRKFSALPEESKLQSKIPQQFVEEILALGPAFIKLGQVLSTRPDFMPAQYLAALESLQEHVPPLPFETIKRAIEKELNKPLNELFREFSEVPAASASLSQVHYATLASGAEVAVKVQRPGLPEQVRRDLNVLGQLVRVAGLFFRTLYRNLNVLRLFDEFRRYTLQELDFLLEARTYERFEENFRNDDRVRFPKIYWEYSTAKILTMQKMAGLRLHEVTARTPVNQRQQLASNVVNILINMFVRDGFFHADLHPGNIFFHEHGSVALIDVGMFGELTQEQRERFILYWLAITLKEKERAFYHLLKLTNRTDRADEAGFYREYSRLLDEFYRSSIQERSLTQTYLEILILGAKRGFIFPPEMLLQAKALTTAEYIGLVLVPDFNFAEAAKPIVTRAFTERLSSDNVATRIALTWPEWLLLGESGPGQLLNNDSPDDFLLEKAGEQIAEKWDRYHDGEYQELWHGENWVDIDCSLETVFNFVTRLAQYPLWHPTYTDDSHVIHVSGEYVFITPDVIGSVFRLDEIVDGYHLLSNGIVFEFERNKVFKWKAPFSMLPFIELGTCFQFQRLENGKTRLSEYFFFSESPVKHIFANRKWFSVEALSHHIKEELGGVKNLLESGHYAAGDVQFLWEDLDHPVRFLDGQAYEVEHLNDAPMPILRK, encoded by the coding sequence ATGGCAGTCAATCTCCGAGTCATTGGCGCTGTCATCCGGCAATACCGGGCTTACAGAAAGTTCTCGGCACTGCCAGAAGAGTCAAAGCTCCAATCGAAAATTCCGCAGCAGTTTGTCGAAGAAATCCTCGCTTTGGGGCCGGCATTCATCAAACTTGGCCAGGTCCTCAGCACGCGGCCGGATTTTATGCCCGCCCAGTATCTGGCTGCACTTGAGAGTCTGCAGGAGCATGTCCCGCCTCTGCCATTCGAAACCATCAAACGGGCGATAGAGAAGGAATTGAACAAGCCGTTAAACGAGTTGTTCAGGGAGTTCTCGGAGGTGCCGGCAGCGTCTGCCTCTTTATCGCAGGTGCATTATGCGACCCTTGCCTCCGGGGCAGAGGTGGCCGTCAAGGTGCAGCGACCGGGTCTGCCAGAGCAGGTGCGGCGCGATTTAAACGTTCTCGGGCAACTGGTTCGCGTGGCAGGTTTGTTTTTCAGGACGCTGTACAGGAACCTCAATGTCCTCAGGCTGTTTGATGAGTTCAGGCGTTACACGCTGCAGGAACTGGATTTTCTGCTTGAAGCGCGAACCTACGAAAGGTTCGAGGAGAATTTCCGGAATGACGACCGTGTTCGCTTCCCGAAAATTTATTGGGAGTACTCAACCGCAAAGATACTGACGATGCAGAAGATGGCCGGCCTTCGGCTGCACGAAGTGACTGCGCGTACGCCGGTTAACCAGCGTCAGCAGCTGGCATCCAACGTAGTGAACATCCTGATTAATATGTTCGTCAGGGACGGTTTTTTCCATGCGGACCTGCACCCCGGCAATATCTTTTTCCATGAGCACGGTTCTGTTGCCTTAATCGATGTCGGTATGTTCGGAGAGCTGACGCAGGAGCAGAGAGAGCGCTTCATCCTGTACTGGCTCGCAATCACCCTGAAGGAGAAAGAGCGGGCCTTTTATCACCTGTTGAAACTCACAAACAGGACAGACCGGGCGGACGAGGCGGGATTCTATCGTGAGTACTCCCGGCTGCTGGATGAGTTTTATCGTTCATCCATCCAGGAAAGGAGTCTCACGCAGACGTACCTGGAGATCCTCATTCTCGGTGCGAAGCGAGGATTTATCTTTCCTCCGGAGATGCTTCTTCAGGCCAAGGCCCTGACCACGGCCGAGTATATTGGTTTGGTGCTGGTCCCGGATTTCAATTTTGCGGAAGCGGCCAAGCCCATCGTGACGCGGGCGTTCACCGAACGACTATCCTCGGACAATGTTGCGACCCGGATCGCTCTTACCTGGCCGGAATGGCTGTTACTTGGAGAGTCCGGACCCGGTCAGTTACTCAACAATGACTCACCGGATGATTTCCTCCTGGAAAAAGCCGGTGAACAGATTGCCGAAAAGTGGGATCGCTACCATGACGGGGAATACCAGGAACTCTGGCATGGTGAAAACTGGGTCGATATTGATTGCAGCCTGGAAACGGTCTTCAACTTTGTGACCCGGCTGGCTCAATATCCCCTCTGGCACCCAACCTATACCGATGATTCCCATGTGATACACGTGTCCGGTGAGTATGTGTTTATTACCCCGGACGTTATTGGGTCGGTGTTCCGGCTCGATGAAATCGTGGATGGCTACCACTTGCTGAGCAACGGGATCGTGTTTGAGTTCGAGCGGAATAAAGTGTTCAAGTGGAAAGCGCCGTTCTCAATGTTGCCGTTTATTGAGCTAGGTACGTGTTTTCAGTTTCAGCGACTGGAAAACGGTAAGACGAGGTTGTCTGAATACTTCTTTTTTTCAGAGAGCCCGGTAAAACACATCTTCGCAAACCGTAAATGGTTTTCTGTCGAAGCGCTGTCTCACCACATCAAAGAAGAGCTGGGAGGCGTCAAAAACCTGCTTGAATCCGGCCATTATGCCGCCGGAGATGTGCAGTTTTTGTGGGAAGATCTCGACCACCCGGTGAGATTTCTCGATGGTCAGGCATATGAAGTGGAACATCTCAACGATGCTCCCATGCCGATCCTCAGGAAATGA
- a CDS encoding AtaL-like protein, which produces MTFEHIVQVNDLTKRELPILTRFQIWEGLVLRARRPDKFLVGVDEYEILEREPAYMKRCLELPGLQVFDEVRFFPETRIEYRTLPTDTVPGATLVMDIEEPEPESMFIRFRYHAASIETGGDAMPYDQYLHQAYVATDIETIKIIRELAETGAF; this is translated from the coding sequence ATGACGTTTGAACACATCGTTCAGGTAAACGACCTGACGAAGCGAGAACTACCGATCCTGACCCGCTTCCAGATCTGGGAAGGCCTGGTGCTCAGAGCCCGACGCCCGGACAAGTTCCTGGTAGGCGTTGACGAGTACGAGATTCTTGAGCGGGAACCGGCCTACATGAAACGGTGCCTTGAACTGCCCGGGCTGCAGGTATTCGACGAAGTCAGGTTTTTTCCGGAGACGAGAATCGAGTACAGAACTCTGCCAACAGATACGGTTCCGGGTGCAACCCTTGTCATGGATATTGAAGAGCCAGAACCGGAATCGATGTTTATCCGTTTTCGATATCACGCAGCCAGTATCGAGACCGGGGGCGATGCAATGCCGTATGACCAGTACCTCCACCAGGCCTATGTGGCCACAGATATTGAAACGATCAAGATCATCCGGGAGCTGGCGGAGACGGGTGCGTTCTGA
- a CDS encoding succinylglutamate desuccinylase: MSNSNVLDYLNDPSPRTLGRSPLEWLERLHKPTVVHVTGRDRSRTRAMATLLHGNEPSGLFALHRWLLEQHTPEVNMLFLLGGVYPAKIPPTFSFRQRPEGLDLNRCFKEPFEGEEGAIAQAMLAELQKVKPECLLDVHNTSGTGPAFAVTITNDAAHQALTSLFTDRLIMTDLRLGALMEYSEQEVPTVTIECGGAQDDQAHELAYEGLVRYTSRPDVLSLEEAEWDVAVLRNPIRVELAPEATIEYRLEPTGHADLTFPPDIEHRNFGIVSPGEPLGWIGKKGLSMLTAISHNRTENMEQVLQVKDGQIYPAQAIKTFMITTNPVIAKSDCLFYAVKATGEPIF; encoded by the coding sequence TTGAGCAACTCGAACGTACTTGATTATCTGAATGATCCGTCGCCCCGGACGCTGGGTCGCTCACCCCTTGAGTGGCTGGAGCGACTGCACAAGCCCACGGTTGTGCATGTTACCGGTCGCGACCGCTCCCGTACCCGGGCCATGGCAACGCTCCTGCACGGCAATGAGCCTTCGGGTCTGTTTGCACTTCACCGGTGGTTACTTGAGCAGCACACGCCCGAAGTCAACATGCTGTTTCTCCTCGGAGGCGTCTATCCGGCGAAGATTCCACCCACGTTCTCATTTCGCCAGCGGCCCGAAGGGCTAGACCTCAACCGGTGTTTCAAAGAGCCTTTCGAGGGGGAAGAAGGTGCCATCGCACAAGCCATGCTGGCAGAGCTTCAAAAGGTGAAACCTGAATGCCTGCTGGACGTGCACAACACCTCAGGCACAGGCCCGGCCTTCGCTGTGACCATCACCAATGACGCCGCACATCAGGCGCTGACCTCGCTCTTCACCGATCGCCTGATAATGACGGATCTTCGTCTGGGTGCGCTGATGGAATATTCTGAACAGGAGGTACCCACGGTGACCATCGAGTGTGGTGGGGCCCAGGATGATCAAGCTCATGAACTGGCTTACGAAGGTCTCGTTCGATATACCTCAAGACCCGACGTGTTGTCACTGGAAGAAGCGGAGTGGGACGTCGCCGTACTGCGAAATCCGATTCGGGTGGAATTGGCTCCTGAAGCGACCATAGAATATCGCCTCGAGCCTACCGGTCATGCTGACCTGACGTTTCCGCCAGACATCGAACACCGCAATTTTGGAATTGTTTCCCCGGGTGAGCCTCTCGGATGGATTGGAAAAAAAGGGCTTAGCATGCTCACCGCGATCAGCCACAACCGGACCGAGAACATGGAGCAGGTTCTTCAGGTCAAGGATGGGCAGATCTATCCCGCCCAGGCCATCAAAACCTTTATGATTACCACCAACCCGGTTATTGCCAAGAGTGACTGCCTGTTCTATGCGGTCAAAGCAACAGGCGAACCCATTTTTTAG
- a CDS encoding ferredoxin reductase family protein, with protein MKSLFLIVVYLVVVTLPLILSAWVGGPPRQFHQELASGLGILAFSMILMEFILSGRFKAISNGVVMDVTMRFHQIMARTALVFALLHPFLYQGTPSGGHRPWDPTRELTITSDFSVLSTGIAAFLLLPSLVLLAIGRTQLDFRYETWRLLHGIGALLIAVLLFHHTVYAGRYGSQPVMTWVWLAMTGVAVGSLLTVYLFVPLLQKTRPWRVTSVVQLTPKQWEVTVKPDGHRGLDYTAGQFAWLNVGHSTFSMKENPFSICSAPAAGPELSFMIKELGDFTRTVRQMKTGTVAYVDGPYGNLSVDGRAEPGVALIAGGVGLAPLLGILRQMRLNGDLRKVKLIYGNRVIDQIAYGEELAAEDVVYVLSEPPETWHGETGFIDAALIDRVFSEKEFSEWVFVMCGPAIMMDIVEDHLIKRGTPSHRILSERFNYD; from the coding sequence ATGAAATCGCTCTTTTTGATCGTTGTTTACCTTGTCGTTGTCACATTGCCGCTGATCCTGTCCGCGTGGGTCGGCGGACCGCCACGCCAGTTCCACCAGGAACTCGCATCTGGCCTCGGCATTCTTGCCTTCTCGATGATCCTCATGGAATTCATCCTGTCCGGCCGTTTCAAGGCCATTTCAAATGGCGTAGTCATGGATGTGACCATGCGGTTTCACCAGATCATGGCTCGCACGGCACTGGTCTTTGCTCTGCTGCACCCGTTTCTTTACCAGGGCACGCCGTCAGGTGGTCACCGCCCATGGGACCCCACGCGCGAATTGACGATTACGTCCGATTTTTCCGTTCTGTCGACAGGCATTGCCGCCTTTCTGCTTCTTCCAAGCCTTGTTCTACTGGCAATCGGGCGCACCCAACTGGACTTCAGATACGAGACATGGCGCCTTTTGCATGGGATCGGCGCGCTCTTGATTGCGGTTCTTCTGTTCCATCATACCGTGTACGCCGGGCGTTACGGATCGCAGCCTGTGATGACCTGGGTATGGCTGGCAATGACGGGCGTGGCTGTTGGGTCACTACTCACTGTTTACCTGTTTGTTCCCCTTCTGCAGAAGACACGCCCCTGGCGCGTGACCTCCGTAGTCCAATTGACGCCAAAGCAATGGGAAGTGACCGTGAAACCAGACGGTCACCGTGGTCTTGATTATACAGCCGGGCAATTCGCCTGGTTGAATGTGGGGCACAGCACCTTCTCAATGAAAGAAAACCCGTTCTCCATTTGCTCAGCGCCGGCGGCCGGACCGGAACTATCCTTCATGATCAAAGAGCTTGGCGACTTCACACGAACAGTTCGCCAGATGAAAACTGGAACAGTCGCCTATGTTGACGGCCCTTATGGCAATCTTTCTGTTGATGGTCGCGCTGAACCTGGGGTCGCACTCATCGCGGGTGGTGTTGGCCTTGCTCCGCTGCTGGGCATACTCAGGCAAATGCGCCTGAACGGCGATTTGCGCAAGGTGAAGTTGATCTATGGAAATCGGGTGATCGATCAGATTGCCTATGGTGAGGAGTTGGCTGCGGAGGACGTAGTCTATGTGCTGTCAGAACCGCCAGAAACGTGGCACGGAGAGACAGGCTTCATAGATGCAGCGCTGATAGATCGCGTCTTTTCAGAGAAAGAGTTCAGCGAGTGGGTCTTTGTGATGTGCGGACCGGCGATCATGATGGATATCGTTGAAGATCACCTGATTAAGAGGGGCACGCCCTCTCATCGGATCCTGTCGGAGCGGTTCAACTATGACTAA
- a CDS encoding TIGR02117 family protein, translating into MKAAGLLCVLFAIYGCSGKPYVIEPDVKADSSLTNRLYVVGHGWHVGLVIAAEELNRSIPDLEERFGQAEYYELGWGDDGFYQAHEITTGVTLQAIVWSRGTVMHVVALPVSPVEYFPGSDVADTCLNAEGADSLRLYLSSSFARDAANNLVELKRGIYGDSQFYKGEGRYHLLNTSNKWAAKALKSAGMEISPTFRLTADSVMAFVRQNRKACSRLSTPSP; encoded by the coding sequence ATGAAAGCTGCCGGCCTACTTTGCGTGTTGTTTGCCATATACGGATGTTCCGGAAAACCCTATGTCATTGAGCCAGACGTCAAGGCTGACAGTTCTCTAACGAACAGGCTGTACGTTGTGGGCCATGGCTGGCATGTGGGGCTCGTTATTGCCGCTGAAGAACTCAACCGATCAATCCCGGACCTCGAGGAACGGTTTGGGCAGGCGGAGTATTATGAGCTTGGGTGGGGTGATGACGGGTTCTACCAGGCCCACGAGATTACGACAGGCGTGACTCTCCAGGCGATAGTCTGGTCGCGGGGAACCGTCATGCACGTTGTGGCACTGCCCGTTTCTCCAGTTGAATACTTCCCCGGGAGTGATGTCGCTGATACCTGCCTTAACGCTGAAGGAGCCGATTCCCTGAGGCTGTACCTGTCCAGCAGCTTTGCCCGGGATGCCGCCAACAACCTGGTTGAACTCAAGCGCGGGATCTATGGTGACAGCCAGTTCTACAAGGGCGAAGGCCGGTATCACTTACTCAATACCAGTAACAAATGGGCCGCAAAAGCGCTAAAGAGCGCGGGTATGGAGATATCGCCAACATTCAGGCTTACGGCCGATAGTGTCATGGCCTTCGTTAGACAGAATCGCAAGGCCTGTTCACGGCTATCCACGCCCTCACCATAA
- a CDS encoding DEAD/DEAH box helicase, giving the protein MNAPFKLRPYQQEAVDATLRHFRKSDDSAVIVLPTGAGKSLVIAELARLAKRKILVLTHVKELVEQNHAKYQSYGLEGGIFSAGLKRKENRHQVTFASVQSVSANLDQFRDEYSLVIIDECHRVSGEETSQYQRIIELLRQQNDALKVLGLTATPYRLAMGWIYRCHYRGFVRSDEEKPFRQCIYELPLSYMINRGYLTRPELVNAAVAQYDFSALPQDRFGEFAEKDVNQLLSKHRRVTRAIIEQVMELAAERKGVMIFAATVDHAREITGYLPEQQTALVTGTTDPKDRDLLIQRFKQRQLKYLVNVSVLTTGFDAPHVDFIAILRPTQSVSLYQQIVGRGLRLDAGKQDCLVIDYAGNSVNLHHPEVGEPKPNPDSEPVQVFCPGCGFANIFWGKADSEGRVIEHYGRRCQGLLEPAEENKPAAQNRRPEQCDYRFRFKECPHCGGENDIAARQCQQCKKAIIDPDDQLRDALKLKDAMVIRCAGITLSAPTGKTDSTLRITYHGEDGEELSESFSFSNPAQRNVFNKLFGRRLANGQAPQAFSRIEEVLESQALLPAPDFVIARKHKHYWQVQERIFDYQGSYRKANEV; this is encoded by the coding sequence ATGAATGCTCCTTTCAAACTGCGGCCTTACCAGCAGGAAGCGGTCGATGCCACGTTGAGGCATTTCCGAAAATCCGATGATTCAGCGGTTATTGTGCTGCCGACCGGTGCGGGAAAAAGCCTGGTCATTGCCGAGTTGGCCCGTCTCGCCAAGCGTAAAATCCTGGTTCTGACCCACGTAAAAGAGCTTGTTGAGCAGAATCATGCCAAATACCAGAGCTATGGGTTAGAAGGCGGCATCTTCTCCGCCGGGCTGAAGCGCAAGGAAAACCGGCATCAGGTGACCTTTGCCAGTGTGCAGTCGGTATCGGCCAATCTTGATCAGTTCCGGGATGAATACTCGTTGGTCATCATCGATGAGTGTCATCGGGTCAGCGGTGAGGAAACCAGTCAGTATCAAAGAATCATCGAGCTGCTGCGGCAACAGAATGACGCCCTCAAAGTGCTCGGGCTAACCGCCACACCCTATCGTTTGGCCATGGGCTGGATCTATCGCTGTCACTACCGGGGCTTTGTCCGCAGTGATGAAGAAAAGCCCTTTCGACAATGCATTTACGAGCTGCCGTTGAGCTATATGATCAATCGCGGGTACCTCACCCGGCCTGAGCTGGTGAACGCGGCGGTGGCGCAATACGATTTCTCTGCGCTGCCCCAGGACCGCTTTGGCGAATTCGCCGAGAAGGACGTCAACCAGCTGCTGAGCAAACATCGGCGTGTAACCCGTGCAATTATTGAACAGGTGATGGAGCTGGCCGCTGAGCGCAAGGGGGTGATGATCTTTGCGGCAACAGTGGATCATGCGCGGGAGATCACCGGCTATCTGCCGGAACAGCAAACCGCCCTGGTGACCGGCACTACTGATCCGAAGGATCGGGACTTGCTGATTCAGCGCTTCAAGCAACGGCAGTTGAAGTATCTGGTGAATGTGTCCGTGCTCACCACGGGCTTTGATGCGCCCCATGTGGACTTTATCGCCATTCTTCGTCCGACCCAGTCGGTCAGCCTGTACCAGCAGATCGTGGGCCGCGGTCTTCGTCTGGACGCAGGCAAACAGGATTGTCTGGTGATTGATTACGCGGGCAACAGTGTCAATCTGCATCACCCGGAAGTGGGGGAGCCGAAACCGAACCCCGACAGTGAGCCGGTGCAGGTATTCTGCCCGGGCTGTGGTTTTGCCAATATCTTCTGGGGCAAAGCGGATAGTGAAGGCCGTGTTATCGAGCACTACGGGCGCCGTTGTCAGGGCCTGCTAGAGCCGGCGGAAGAGAATAAGCCTGCCGCACAGAACCGGCGCCCTGAGCAGTGCGATTACCGTTTTCGTTTCAAGGAGTGCCCACACTGCGGTGGCGAGAATGATATCGCGGCCCGTCAGTGCCAGCAGTGTAAGAAAGCCATTATCGACCCGGATGATCAGCTAAGAGATGCCCTGAAACTCAAGGATGCCATGGTGATCCGTTGTGCCGGGATCACGTTAAGCGCCCCTACCGGCAAAACCGACAGCACACTGAGAATCACCTATCACGGTGAAGATGGGGAAGAGCTCAGCGAGTCTTTTTCTTTCAGCAATCCGGCACAACGCAACGTCTTTAACAAACTGTTTGGACGGCGCTTAGCTAACGGCCAGGCCCCGCAAGCGTTCAGCAGGATTGAGGAGGTGCTTGAGAGTCAGGCCTTGTTGCCGGCACCGGATTTCGTCATTGCCCGCAAGCATAAGCACTACTGGCAGGTGCAGGAACGGATCTTTGATTATCAGGGTAGCTATCGTAAGGCGAATGAGGTGTAA
- a CDS encoding thioredoxin family protein: MKNVCSEEALSKLLQSSPAVLLLYGGASCGVCQAIKPRLEKLASEEFPKLVTAYIDCQEAAGPLCAARGIFSLPVVQLWFDGQRFAEFARVFSIGDVRAALERPYGLVT, encoded by the coding sequence GTGAAAAACGTTTGCTCAGAAGAGGCGTTATCCAAATTGCTCCAGTCCAGCCCTGCGGTGCTGCTCCTTTATGGGGGAGCAAGCTGCGGCGTCTGTCAGGCCATCAAGCCCCGGCTGGAGAAGCTTGCCAGCGAGGAATTTCCAAAACTGGTCACCGCTTACATCGATTGCCAGGAGGCCGCCGGCCCGTTATGTGCGGCTCGCGGTATCTTTTCTCTGCCTGTTGTCCAGCTGTGGTTTGATGGGCAACGATTCGCGGAATTTGCCAGGGTGTTCTCAATCGGCGATGTACGTGCTGCGCTGGAGCGGCCTTATGGGCTTGTGACTTAA